The Syntrophotalea acetylenivorans genome contains the following window.
GGTACCCGGTTGTTGTCGCGTTTTGCCTTTTTACATAGCGCCTGCCGTCTGGAAATCGATCTGCGACGGGATTTGCTCTCCAGTCTGCTGTGTCGAGAAGGTCCCTTTTTCGATAGCCACCGCACCGGCGATCTTCTGTCCCGTTGCACCAACGATCTGAGCAATATCCGCACCATGGCCGGGTTCGGCCTGTTGATTCTGCTCAATACGGTTCTGGTCTACCTGCTGACCCTCTCCCTGCTCTTTTCCTTGTCACCCTCATTGACCCTGCTCGCCCTGATTCCCTATCCCCTGCTGTTGTTGTTGGTTAAATACCTGAGCGGCCGTTTGTTAACAGCATCCTCCGCAGTACAGAAGGGTTTAGGACGCATCAGTGAAGCCCTGGAAGAGGGGATTTCCGGTCATGCGGTAATCCGTAGTTATAGTCTGCATGGCGTACGATGCGATCACTTCGAGCAGCTCAATGGAGAGTACCTGTCCAGTTCTCTCAAACTGGCGAAACTGCGGGCTCTGATCGGCCCGGTCATGGCTTTGATTGCGCCGATCAGTACCTTGCTGATCCTCTATTTCGGCGGTGGGCGGGTCGTGGCCGGAAAGTTGTCCCTCGGCGAGTTGATCGCCTTCAACGCCTATCTCATGCAACTGGCTATGCCGACCTTGATGCTCGGCTGGGTGCTCAGTCTGGGCCAGCGGGCCATGGCCAGCATCGAACGGTTGCGTAGCCTGCTTACGCCCCTTCCCTCGACTGAAAGGCTTCGGCTGGCGGCGGCTTCGACGGCGCCAACGGTGGAAATTCAGCGTCTTAATTTTGCCTATGATGGTCAGCCGGTGTTGAAGGATCTTTCCCTGACCTTGACCGCTGGCAGTCTGACCGGGATCAGCGGCACAACCGGCTCCGGCAAGAGCACTCTGTTGCAATTGCTGGCCGGTTTCTATCCCGTCAAGCCGGGAGAGATCAACATTGACGGTCAGGACTTGACGACTCTCGACCCGGTGGAGCATCGCCAACGTTTGGCGGTTGTACCTCAGGAAGGCCGGTTGTTTTCCGGTACTCTGCAAGATAACCTCCTCTACGGTGTGCCCGGCGCCGACACCGAACTGTTGCAGCGGGTGGCCGATGCAGTGTGCCTGAGCGATGAAGTGGCTGCTTTTGAAGAGGGGTTCTCCACCCGCGTCGGCGAGGGAGGTAAAGCCCTGTCCGGTGGACAGCGGCAACGGGTTGCTCTCGGACGGGCTTTGGCCCGCGACGGTAGCCTGTGGTTGCTCGACGATCCTTTCAGCCATCTTGATGCGGCGACGGCCCGCCAGGTATGGCAGGCCCTGCAGCCTCTGTTGCGGGATAAGACGGTGCTGCTGGTTTCCGCCCGGGTATCGTTGCTGGAGATGGCCGATGATATAGTGATTCTCGATCAGGGACGGGTTGCGGAGCAGGGGTCTCATGTCGAGCTGCTGGCACTGGAGGGCCGTTATGCGCGCCTGCTGGAGCAGGAGCGTCTGAAGCAGGAACTGGAGGGACTGGCATGAAGCGGGGCATGTTCGACATGGACGAGGTGACCGGTCGTTCTCTCGACTGGTCTCTGTTTCGGCGGTTTCTTGGTCTGGTGGTGCCTTACCGGCGTAGTGCGGCGGGAGCCATGCTGTTGTTGCCCTTGTCCACCGCCGCCCGCCTGGTTCAGCCATATCTGGTCAAGATCGCCATCGATGAGCATATCGTTCCGGCGCAATTGGCGGGCCTGGAATGGATCGTCGCCCTGTTTTTGTTCACGGTCTTTGGCGAAAGCCTGCTCGGTTTCGGGCAGGCTTATCTGGCCCAGGGGGTCGGTCAACGGATCATGGCGGATCTGCGTAAGAATGGCTTTTCCCGCTTGCTCAGACTGCCGGTGAGCTTTTTCGATCGTCATCCCTCCGGGCGGCTGGTGACCCGCCTGAGTGGTGACGTGGAAAATGTTGGCGAACTATTCGGTTCGGGGGTCGCTGCGGCCTTTGGCGAACTCTTTTCCCTGGTGTTTATCGTCGGCCTCATGTGGTGGCTGAATCCCGAGTTGACGCTGGTGGCCTTTACCTTGATTCCGTTGTTGCTCCTTATCCTGTGGTTGTTTCGTCGCAGCATGCGCGGCGCCATGCGCCAGGTGCGGTCCAGGGTAGCGGATCTCAACGGCTATCTTGCCGAGCGCCTGGCCGGTATCCATGAAGTGCAACTGTTCGGTCAGGAGCAACGTACCCTGGAGGAATTCGGCGATCTGCAGGAAAGATATCGGCAGAGCTCCTTTCGGGCCATTCATTGGGATGCTTTCTTGTTCAGTGCCCTGGAAACCCTCAGTGCCCTGGCCATCGCCGGCATTCTCTGGCGCGGTGGCAGCGGGGTTCTTGCCGGTACCGCAACCTTCGGTACCCTGGTGGCCTTCATCGAATATGTACAGCGTTTTTTCGCTCCACTGCGGAAATTGTCGGCTCAATACTCCCTGCTTCAATCGAGTAATGCCTCTTTGGAGCGACTGTTTCAATTGTTGGATGAGCCACCGGAAGAGACCGGAAATCCGCTGCCAGGCGGAGGCAAAGGCGCCCTGAGATTGGAGCAGGTTTCTTTCAGTTACGATGGGCGGACCCCGGTGCTGAAGAACATCGACCTGAGCATCGAACCGGGACAGACCGTTGCCCTGGTCGGCGATACCGGAAGCGGCAAGACCACTATCGGTCGCCTGTTGCTGCGCTTCTATCAACCCGGTTCCGGACGTATTCTCCTCGATGGTGACGATCTTGCCGGTCTTGACCCGGAGCTGGTCCGTCAGCGCATCGGTTGGGTCGCACAGGACCCCTTTCTTTTTGCCGGCACGGTGCGCAATAACCTTGATCCACGGCGGTTTCACAACGACCAGGAACTATTCAAACTCATAAAGCGTAGTGGCTGTTCTACGGTGGTGGAACGATTAGGAGGGCTGCAGGGCCGCATCGAAGAGCGAGGAAAAAATCTTTCAGCCGGCGAGCGGCAATTGCTTTGCCTGGTGCGTGCCCTGGTGCAGCAGCCCGCCATCATCGTCTTCGATGAGGCGACCAGCCGTCTCGATGCCGGTACCGAGGCGTTGGTCAAGGCCGAAATGGACCAGGCTCGCAAGGGGCGCAGCGCACTGATTATCGCCCATCGATTGCGATCGGTAAGTACAGCCGACCGGATCCATGTTCTGCACCATGGTTGTATTCGTGAAAGTGGCAGTCACGACCAATTACTGGCTGAAAATGGCCTATATGCCCGCCTCTGGAGGCTTCAGGATCTGGCCAATGGCAGCGAAGAACTATAGGATTCCAGCGGGGCTTGTGCGGCCGAGGTGAGGATTGTTCCGGTCGGCTGTTCTACCGGGGCGTTGACGGAGCAAAGGCGGGTTCTTTTTGGAAGGGGGCCTCAAGGGCGGTCGGCAGTTTAGGGTCGGGATCGATTTCAGGCAATAAAAAAGGGTAACGGGAGTTGGCCACATACTCCACCAGGGCATTGGCGAAGGATAGACGATAATCCCCTTCTTTGGGTTGGTAGCTCAGCAGGGGAGGATGCAACAGGCGTTGGCCGGGAAGGTCCATGGCCAGATTATCCAGCTGCTGCGGAAATCGACCTTGCTCAAGGCGATAGTTACGCAGAGCCAGGCGAACTTCTTCGCCCCGGTTCAGACACTCGTCAAAAGCCCGGCCGGCGATCGTCTGACCAGCGAACCAGGCACCGATAAACAGCAGCGCCGCGGCCAGTAGGGTGGTGCGTACATGGAAGCTGTCTCGATGGGGAGCCAGAGCCGCAGTGGCCAGGGGCAGGGCGATAAGGGCCAGCAACACCCTGCTTGAGATCAAGGGAAGGAAACCTTCCCCAAACCAGAAGCCGGTCAAGCCGGTGCCTGTAAGGAGTGCTGCGGAAATAAATTTGCGTAGCGGGGTTGAAAGCATGTCGGTACGGCTTCCTGGCATCCCGGGAAAGAGAAGGTTCCGTGCATTTTTAAAAAGGAAAGGCCCAGGCCTTCTATCCGGAAGGATTAGTTTGACACGGGTCGCCCGTTTTTTGATGCTTTGAGCTCAGGTTTATGGTCGGCATCGTGGGAGATATGCTCCCAGACCGCCAACAGGTCCGGCAGGCTCAGGGACAAAAACTGCAGTCCCATGCCGGGGGGCATGCCGGGGTTGACCGGTTGCCCTGGTGTATTGATCCAAGCTACGAAGGCTTTGCAGATGATCGGCTGGGAGACATTGGGCAGACTGAACTCAAGAAACAGTTCCTGGTCCGGCGCATAGGGTTCGTCCGTTTCAATGAACACGCCGCCGGAACTGAGGTTGACGGAAAAGGCGTGGAACAGGTTTTTCGAATCGACTCCGTAGCGGACGATGAGCCGGGTCGGAACCCGGGGAAACGAACGATAGGCCAGGCCGAGAATGCGCCGGGCGGTGGCCAGAAGCAGATGATTGCTGAGGGGCTTGAAGATAACGTCGGTGCATTTGACCTTCAGGCAGCGGGCCAGGTCCTCTTTGCGCTGGCTGTCGATGACCAGGATCACCGGTGTCGCCTGCAAGGTCAGGTCCTGGCGTATCATCTCACAGCAGGCATCCCCCGCCAGACCGCCGCAGTAGAGATCCAGAAAAACCAGGTCCGGTCGTTCCTTTTCGATCAGGTCCCAGGCATGTTGGCCGTCGCGGGCGATAAAAATATCGAACCCTTCCCGCATGGGGAAATCTACGTCAAGATCAAGGGAAGGGATTATCTCGGAAGAGATAAGGATTTTGGGGTTGCCAGCCATTAAATTGCTCCTTGGCGCCGTTGATTTCTGCCTGGAAAAGCGTGCCGGTTGAATGAGTGGCAGTAATTATAACCGCTTATGGGCATTAGGCCAAGTTTTTTGCTGGACATATATTTTGCGATGCTAACAGAAACCAAATCAGTAAAAAATGGCCCGCGGATTTGATCCGCGGGCCATTTTTATGGGGCTGGCTTTGGCGAACTAAGAAGTCTGCATTCCGTTGGACCTTTCCCCAATAAAATACCCCCTCAGCCTAGCTAGAAGGTGCTCATGGCCAAAGCAGTGCAGGTCACACAGATTTTATAAAAAAGACCTCCCGGTAAAGGGGAGGTCTTTTTTGGTCAAAACTTTGGTTAACCGTGAACGTGGTGCTCGACGTCGCCGCCGGTGAGGAAACTGCTCGGCGGTTTGCCGGCCTGATAGTCTTTCCAGAAGGGGGACATTTCGCGGATGCGCTCGATGATCGGCGGCATCACCTTGATGACATGGTCGACGTCCGCATCGGTGTTGTAGATGCTGAGGCTGAAGCGCACCGAACCGTGGGCGGCGGTAAAGGGCACGCCCATGGCCCGCAGCACGTGGGAAGGTTGCAGCGAACCGCTGGTACAGGCCGAACCGGAAGAGGCACAGATGCCTTCTTCGTTGAGCAGCATCAGAATCGATTCGCCTTCGATATATTCAAAACTGATGTTGCTGGTGTTGGGCAGGCGATTGAGGGGATCGCCGTTAATCAGGGTGTTGGGGATGCGTTGAATCAATTCCGTCTCGAGACGGTCGCGCAGGGCTCGTACCCGGGTGTTTTCTTCTTCCATGTGATCGGTAACGAACTCGGCGGCCCTCCCCAGGCCGACAATGTAAGGGACGTTCTCGGTGCCGCCCCGTCGTCCGCCTTCCTGGTGTCCGCCGATCATGAAGGGGGAAAATTTGGTTCCTTTGCGCAGGTACAGAGCGCCGATGCCCTTGGGAGCGTGCAGTTTGTGACCCGAGAGGGAAAGCAGATCGATAGGGCTGCGGCTCATGTCCATAGGGATCTTGCCCACCGCCTGCACCGCATCGGTGTGAAAGGGAATGCCCCGTTCCTTGGCGATGGCGGCAATCTCGTCGATGGGAAACAGCACCCCGGTTTCGTTGTTGGCAGCCATGATGCTGACCAGGGCGGTGTCTTCTTTGAGAGAGGCCCGCAGTTCATCGAGATTGAGTTTACCTTGGCGATCGACCCCCAGCTCAGTGACGCGATAACCGCGAGCTTGCAGGTGGTGGCCGACGTTGAGCACCGCCGGGTGCTCTACGCGGCAGATGACGATATGCTTTTTCTCCGGGTAGGAGTAGAGGGTGCCCATGATCGCGGCGTTATTGCTTTCGGTGCCGCAACTGGTGAAGATGATCTCTGCAGGGTGAGCGCCGATCAGGGCTGCGACCTGTTCCCGGGCACGGGCGAGATGCTTGCCCACCTGTCCGCCGAAGCTGTGCATGCTCGAGGCGTTGCCGTAGAGTTCACTGAAAAAGGGCAGCATGGCTTCGACCACCTCGGGGGCGGTGCGGGTGGTGGCGTTGTTGTCGAGATAGACGGTTTTCATCCCTTCACCTCCTCCACTACCAGGTCGGGGCTGACAAATTCACGCAGCTTTGCCTCGACGAAGTTTTTCAGGGTGAACTGGGACTGGGGACAGAAGGAACAACTGCCGCGTAGAGCTACATAGATGGTGTCGCCGGCGACGTCAATCAGCTCCAGATCACCACCGTCGGAGCGGATCGGCGGCAGGATCTCCCGCTCCAGGGTTTCCTGAATCAGCCGGATCTTTTGCAGGTTGGTCAGTTTCTGACCCGCCGGAACCAAATTTTCTGCCGGTTCCACCGGTTTTTTCCCCCACAGTTTCGTGAGAATCGCCTCGATCTTGGGATGACAGGCCTGGCAGCCGCCGCCGGCCTTGGTGAAGTCGGTGATCTGTTCGAGACTGGTCAGGTCGTTTTCGGTGGCGACCCGCTCGATTTCCTTGTCGGTGACGCCGAAGCATTTGCAGACGATCTCGAAATCTTCCTTGACCGCCTCTTCGCCCCGGTAGTTGGCGATGGCCGCTTCCAGGGCTTCCTTGCCCATGACCGAACAGTGCATCTTCTCTTCCGGCAGGCCGCCGAGAAATTCAGCCAGATCCTGATTAGAGATTTTTTCCGCTTCTTCCAGGGTCATTCCCTTGGCGATTTCCGTCAGGGCCGAAGATGAAGCGATGGCGCTGGCGCAACCGAAGGTCTGAAACTTGATGTCTTGAATGCGTTTGTTTTCGTCGAGTTTAAAGGTCAGGCGCAGGGCATCGCCGCAGGCCAGTGAGCCGACCTCGCCAATGGCATCGGGGTTTTCGACTTCGCCGACGTTGCGCGGGTGCAAAAAGTGATCCTTGACTTTATCGGTATAATCCCACATCGAGTCATCTCCTGTTGGATGGGTTGCGGCTGCTGCTATTGCTGCCTCTGTCTGCAAGGCTATTATAATTATTATCCTGTTTTATCCCAATGTATATAGCTCTGATGAATTTGTCAAAAGGTGATTGGAAAGGTAACAATTCAATGCCTTAGTTTCGAAGGGAGTTTTCCCAATGGAATCAACCGGTTTCAATTCTGGAGTTCGGTGAGGAATTTCTCCGTAGAATGGGTGCGAAAGAATAGACGAATAAGACCCGCCATCAAAAAATAACTTATTTGACGGAGAATCGGTCCCGTCGAAACTCCTATTATATTGTCATCCTTGAACTATTCCTTGGGCTGAAGGGTTGCGTTGCAAGGAAAAGACGGCTATTAATCAGGGATCATTTTTCATGACTGTTGGGAGGGTTATTATGCAATCGCTGATCGATACGCTGAACGGCTGGGTCTGGGGCCCGGTGACAATCGTCCTGCTGGTAGGCAGCGGGGCCTTTATTACCCTGTTGCTCGGGCTGGTGCAGCTGCGTCATTTCGGCTATGCCTGGAAACTGATTTCCGGAAAATTCGACAATCCGGATGACAAGGGGGAAATTACCCATTTCCAGGCTCTGAGCGCTGCCCTGTCCGCCACCATCGGCACCGGCAATATTGCCGGAGTCGGCACCGCCGTGGCTCTTGGGGGGCCGGGAGCGGTGTTCTGGATGTGGATGACGGCCCTGTTCGGCATGGCCCTCAAGTACGCCGAGTGCCTGCTTTCGTTGCATTTTCGCACCATTCACGAAGATGGCTCAGTCAGCGCCGGGCCGATGTATTACCTGGAGAAGGGGTTGGGCCAGAAATGGCTCGGGATGCTGTTTGCCTTTTTTGCCATGATGGCTTCCTTCGGTATCGGCAACATGGCGCAGGCCAATTCGGTGGCCGAGCCGCTGCAGACCCATTTCGGGATACCCAAGGTAGTGACCGGTGTGGTTATCGCAACCTTGGTCTTTGCGGTGATTGTCGGCGGTATCAAGCGCATCGGCAGGGTGGCCAGTAAGCTGGTGCCCTGCATGGCGATCTTCTACGTGTTGGGAGCCTTGATGGTCATAGGCCGCCACTATACGCTGTTGCCCGACGCCTTCGCCTTGATTTTTCGCAGCGCTTTCAGCGGTAGTGCGGCGACCGGTGGCTTTGCCGGAGCGGCCGTGTCCCAGGCCATCCGCTTTGGTGTGGCTCGGGGCGTTTTCTCTAATGAAGCGGGCCTCGGCAGTGCACCCATCGCACACGGTGCGGCCCAGACCGAGGAGCCGGTGCGCGAAGGACTGGTGGCCATGCTCGGCCCTTTCATCGATACCATCACCATCTGTACCATGACCGCCCTGGTGATCATCCTCACCGGTGCCTATCAGAGCGGCTTGAGCGGCGCCGATTTGACCGCCAGTGCTTTCAATCTTGGTATGCCGGGCAAAGGGGGCTATATAGTGGCTATCGGCATCGCCTTTTTTGCTTTTTCCACGGCCATCAGCTGGTCCTACTACGGCGACCGTTCGGTGGAGTATCTGTTCGGCCCTAAGCTTATTCTGCCCTACCGGGTGTTTTTCTGTCTGCTGCTGCCGGTGGGGGCGGCCATTGAACTGAAGCTGGTGTGGAATATCTCAGATATTTTCAACGCTCTCATGGCCTGGCCCAACCTGGTCGGGCTGCTATTCCTCAGCCCTCTGGTGTGGCGCAAGACCCGGGAGTATTTCAGTGATCCGGCGAGGGTTTATCCTAGAGACTGATTGGCACCCGTTGTGGGTTATGCTGTTGACGTGTAATATTAAATAGGCGCATAGGTAGTGCGGTTATGCCTTGGTCAAATTTGCGGAGGAAGGCTTGAATCTCTATTTTCGATTACTCTGGATGATGTTGCGGCTCTGGTTCCGACCGGGTACTGTATCGCTGACAGAGCCTTTTCGGCGTTCTTTTCGCGTATTGCCCACCGACTGCGATTTTAATCTGCATCTGACCAACAGCCGATATTTTGCCTTGATCGATGTAGCCCGGGTCGAGCAGCTGGCGCGCTTGAAATTAATCGGGCCGCTATTGAAAAAACGCTGGCTGCCGTTTCTGAACGCTAGCGAGATCACTTTTATTCGGCCTTTGCCCCCTTTAAAACAGTTCGATATCGTCACCCGTATCGTGACCTGGGATGACAAATATCTCTATCTTGAGCAGCGTTTTGAGACCCCCGGTACCCTGCACGCTGTTTCATTGGGGCGCGCGGCCTTTGTTCATGGGAGGGATTTAGTACCGCCGTCGCAGATTGCGGCATTGGCCGGGCATGCGGGAGAGGCGCCGGTCTGTCCCGCTGTGATCGAAGGCTGGCATGTTTTGCTTAAAGAGAAAAAAGACCATTTTGCATAAAAATCCTGAGGCCGGCAATTTTCAAGTTTTCGAGTTAAGGAGAAATGCAATGAAGCAGACAGACGATCCTGGTAGTTGGAATCCTTACCTGGCTGGTGCCTTGACCGGTCTGGTGGCGGTGGCATCGGTGTTCTTTACCGGCAAGTATTTCGGCGCATCGACGTCCTTTGTGCGCACTGCAGGCATGTTGGAGCGGCTGGTCAACCCCGAGCGAGTAGCGCAGAACAGTTATTTCAGCAAATACCTCGAGTCCGGCGTGTCGGGTATAGATTGGCAATGGATGTTTGTCGTCGGCATTCTGCTCGGAGCCCTGATTGCTGCCGTCACTTCCGGATCTTTTCGCTTGCAGGCGGTGCCCGACATGTGGCAGCGTCGTTTCGGCGTTAAAACCGGTCTTGGCAGGTTTCTGACCTCCTTTATTGGCGGCGCGATCCTGCTGTTTGGTGCTCGGCTGGCCGGCGGTTGCCCCAGCGGTCATGGCCTGAGCGGGGTGATGCAACTGGCGGTGAGCGGCCTGGTGGCCCTGGTCTGTTTCTTCGCCGGCGGCATGCTGGTCGCACGCCTGCTGTACCGAAAGGGGGACGAATAATGAATCTGCTGATCTGGGGTCTGGTGACCGGCGTACTGTTCGGTTTTTTGCTGCAGAAAGGGCGGGTGCTGCGTTACGACAAGCAGCTTGGTGCCTTGCGGTTGATTGACATGACCATCGTCAAGTTCATGTTCTCCACCGTGCTGGTGGGCATGGTCGGCATCTACCTGCTCAACGATCTCGGCCTTGTAGAACTCAAACTCAAAGGGGCCGTGCTTGGCAGCAACATCATCGGTGGCCTGGTCTTCGGCGTTGGCTGGGGCCTGGTCGGCTACTGCCCCGGCACCTCTCTGGGGGCGCTAGGCGAGGGGCGTGTCGATGCCGTTGGCGGGATTCTCGGCATGATCTTCGGTGCTGCAGCTTTTGCCGAAGTCTATCCCCAACTCAAGGCATCAGTGATGACCTGGGGTGACTATGGCAAGATAACTTTGCCGCAACTGTTGGGGGTCAATCACTGGCTGATCGTTGTCGTGATGATCGTGCTGGCGCTGGGCATGTTTCGCTGGTTCGAAAAGAAAGGGTTGTAAGTAGCGTTCTTAAGGGGTTTGGTTGCAATGGAAAGGGGCAGCTGGCTATGACCGGCTGCCCCTTTCCGCAAAACCCAGAGTGTCTAGTATCCTGGTGGCGATTCAGTTTATTGGAATTCTTTTTGCTCATAAAGGAAGACTAAGCAAAAAGGCAGACACCGAATCACAGGCTATTTGCTCCAAGAGTGTAGGCACTTTTTCCTGTTTTTTTTGAGTCATACAGGGCCATATCTGCTTTTTTGAACAATTCTCCGAAGTCTCCATCATCGACATCCATGGCAATCCCGATACTGACAGAAATTTTGGTGTGCGGGAACTTCCGGGCAACTTTTACTTCAAATCCTGTCAGCAGTTGCTCAGCGCACTGTTTCGGCCTGTCCGAACCTTCCATCTGAGGAAGAATGATGGCAAATTCATCACCGCCAAGACGAAAGAGATTTTCAGCGGGAAAAAGCTGCTGCAGCAAGTCGGAAAAGGCGACCAGCACTTTGTCTCCTTCAACGTGACCATGCTGATCATTGACTTCCTTAAAGTTATCAAGATCCGTGAGCAACAGAGCTGTACCGGACTGACAAGGGGTTTTCCGCATAAAGTCCTGAAGACTGCGCCTGTTATTCAATTTAGTCAAATGATCGGTGTGGGCATCGATCAGCAGCTTGTTTTTGTATTGATGTTCAAGAGTTATATCCACAAAAATATACACATGGCCTGCCAGTACGCCAAAAATATCCTGTAGCCTTTCATCATGAATTTTCAGAACTTTATTCTTTGAAAGAAGCAACAGCCCTTCTTTTTCTTTCTCAATAATCCATCGTTTACTGCGAGTGAATGATTTAGAGTCATCGATCAAAAAATCAACCTTTTTGCCGATGAACTCGGTACGGTCAAGAGCAAAAATATTGATAAATTTTTGGTTAACACTCGTAATATTCCTGTCTTTGTCGGTCACCATGACTGGAAAAGGCAGTCCCTCAATCAAAATATTTAACTCGATTAGCAAGTTCTGCAGGTCGGTCACATCGCGGGCGAACCCAACTGTGCCGATAACCTCACCATCTGTGTCAAAGATCGGTGATTTATAGGTTTTAAACTTTCGAAGTTCATCACCGCATTTCACAGTTTCATCAAACAGGCAGGTTTCCTTCGTGTTGAGAACAATCTCTTCAGACTCCAGGCAAATATATTCCCCTTGGGCGTATTCATCAGGTTCAAGATCCCAGATGTAATAATGCCCGCGGCCTTCTATCTGAGCTTTGGTTTTATTGACGGTACGGCAGAAACTGTCGTTGACTTTTAGGTGAGCCCCACGCGCATCTTTGAACCAAATCAGATCGGGCAGACTGTCTATCAGGGTATCCAGATATTTTTGGCCAAGTATGGTCTCTTCCCGTTCTTTGAGATGCCTTAAAATCCCCGCAAAGGAGGCCTGGAGTTTGTCAGCAGCAAGAGGCTTGATCCAGACCTGGTCAAAGAGGTGGAAATTCTCTGCCAGAATAGGAAAGCTATCGGAAGTAAAACAACCTATCACGACAACCGGGTCATCTTTGATTGCCTCAATGCGCTCCAAGAATTCTGGTGCAACGCTTTCGAAATCAAGGATAATGACCGAGTAGTCGCTTAAATCGGTTTCATCGACATTGGGTGAGCAAAAAAACTGATGGGAAAACCTTTCCTCGGGTTGCATCCCTTGGAGAATCGTTTCGAGTTGAGGATCCTGTGAAGCAATAAAGATATTGAGTAACCGATGATACATACTTAACTCCTCGGAAATATTAAGCGAACGGCCAAGCTGCAAAGTTCCTTCTTTTAGGGCCACCGATAAATAGAGTTTTCCTCCAATACTCATGTGGCCAGATATTCTTTCGGCGTTAATTCCCCCAGCGCGGCGTGAGGTCGGATCTCGTTATATTTAATGATCCATTTGTTGGTTATTACCCGATCCTCTGACAATCGATGAAAAACATATAGGTCAAGACCCTCATTGCGATAGATCCGATTAAAGTGTTCGATAAATGAGTTCTGACTTGGCCTTCCGGGCTTGATGATCTCAAGATGGACAATACCCAACAGGCAAAAAGATTTCTAAGCTTGGATATGGCAACAGCCATGCCGAAAAGGGTTTATCAGTTGTTCCAATACTCCTATTAAAGTGAAGTTTAAGCCTCCGGCCGATCGTCTTTTCTCAAGGAGAATCAATAAGTGGCTGAAAAATTGACATAAAATGTTCCAGGGTACTGAGTCTGATTCTTTAGGGGATTTGGTGGGAAAAGATTTTGAATAGTCACTTTCCATAAGAGGACGAATTAGTCATCGTACACAAAGTGTGGCGCCAGGCTAAAACCGTGTCCCCACTTGTGGGGCATGCCCCACATCGGCTAGGCCTTGTCGGCTATTGTCCGGGCACCCCTCTCGGTGCTATCGGTGAGGGTCCTGTGGATGCCTTTTGGGGAATTTTCAACATGCTATTGGGAGGCACTGCCTATGTGGACCTTTACCCACAGCTCAAAGAGGGTGTCTTGATCTGGAGGATCTACGAAAAAATCATTCCGCCACAGTTGTTCGGAGTGAATCCTTGGCGGATGGTGTTGGCGATGATCGTGCTGGCGCTGGTTCGAGAAGAAAGGGTTGTAAGTAGCGGCTTAAGGGGTTTAGTTACAATGGAAAGGGACAGCCGGTCATGACCGGCTGTCCCTTTTTTGCTGTTCAGGAGTTGTTTGCAACAATCGGTGTCTGGCCGTTACTTGCCGCTGTTGCGAACCTTGGCCCCCAGGGCATCGGTGAGTCGTTTCAAGGCCGGTGAGTGGTCGTGGGGATCGAGATGCACATCGAGAATCGCCGGACTGTCGGTGTGGGTCAAGGCGGCCTGCAGGGCCTGCTCGAAATCTTTTTCGCTGAAGATCTCAAATCCCTGGACGGCGCCAATGACCTCCGGTAGCCGGCTGAAGCGCCAGACGGGAACATCGTTGAAGCGGCCGTCGGTCATGGGCCGCTCGGTACCGTATCCCCCGTTGTTGAGTACTACCACAATGGGCGACAGGCCGAACCGGACCGCGGTGGAGAGTTCCATGCCGGTCATCTGAAAGGCGCCATCGCCCACCAGTACCAGGGGGCGCAGGTCGGGGCGGGCCAGCTGGGCGCCGATGGCCCCGGGGACCGCAAAGCCCATGGAGGT
Protein-coding sequences here:
- a CDS encoding YeeE/YedE thiosulfate transporter family protein: MKQTDDPGSWNPYLAGALTGLVAVASVFFTGKYFGASTSFVRTAGMLERLVNPERVAQNSYFSKYLESGVSGIDWQWMFVVGILLGALIAAVTSGSFRLQAVPDMWQRRFGVKTGLGRFLTSFIGGAILLFGARLAGGCPSGHGLSGVMQLAVSGLVALVCFFAGGMLVARLLYRKGDE
- a CDS encoding alanine/glycine:cation symporter family protein; amino-acid sequence: MQSLIDTLNGWVWGPVTIVLLVGSGAFITLLLGLVQLRHFGYAWKLISGKFDNPDDKGEITHFQALSAALSATIGTGNIAGVGTAVALGGPGAVFWMWMTALFGMALKYAECLLSLHFRTIHEDGSVSAGPMYYLEKGLGQKWLGMLFAFFAMMASFGIGNMAQANSVAEPLQTHFGIPKVVTGVVIATLVFAVIVGGIKRIGRVASKLVPCMAIFYVLGALMVIGRHYTLLPDAFALIFRSAFSGSAATGGFAGAAVSQAIRFGVARGVFSNEAGLGSAPIAHGAAQTEEPVREGLVAMLGPFIDTITICTMTALVIILTGAYQSGLSGADLTASAFNLGMPGKGGYIVAIGIAFFAFSTAISWSYYGDRSVEYLFGPKLILPYRVFFCLLLPVGAAIELKLVWNISDIFNALMAWPNLVGLLFLSPLVWRKTREYFSDPARVYPRD
- a CDS encoding thioesterase family protein, which codes for MNLYFRLLWMMLRLWFRPGTVSLTEPFRRSFRVLPTDCDFNLHLTNSRYFALIDVARVEQLARLKLIGPLLKKRWLPFLNASEITFIRPLPPLKQFDIVTRIVTWDDKYLYLEQRFETPGTLHAVSLGRAAFVHGRDLVPPSQIAALAGHAGEAPVCPAVIEGWHVLLKEKKDHFA
- a CDS encoding sensor domain-containing diguanylate cyclase, producing the protein MSIGGKLYLSVALKEGTLQLGRSLNISEELSMYHRLLNIFIASQDPQLETILQGMQPEERFSHQFFCSPNVDETDLSDYSVIILDFESVAPEFLERIEAIKDDPVVVIGCFTSDSFPILAENFHLFDQVWIKPLAADKLQASFAGILRHLKEREETILGQKYLDTLIDSLPDLIWFKDARGAHLKVNDSFCRTVNKTKAQIEGRGHYYIWDLEPDEYAQGEYICLESEEIVLNTKETCLFDETVKCGDELRKFKTYKSPIFDTDGEVIGTVGFARDVTDLQNLLIELNILIEGLPFPVMVTDKDRNITSVNQKFINIFALDRTEFIGKKVDFLIDDSKSFTRSKRWIIEKEKEGLLLLSKNKVLKIHDERLQDIFGVLAGHVYIFVDITLEHQYKNKLLIDAHTDHLTKLNNRRSLQDFMRKTPCQSGTALLLTDLDNFKEVNDQHGHVEGDKVLVAFSDLLQQLFPAENLFRLGGDEFAIILPQMEGSDRPKQCAEQLLTGFEVKVARKFPHTKISVSIGIAMDVDDGDFGELFKKADMALYDSKKTGKSAYTLGANSL
- a CDS encoding DUF6691 family protein; protein product: MNLLIWGLVTGVLFGFLLQKGRVLRYDKQLGALRLIDMTIVKFMFSTVLVGMVGIYLLNDLGLVELKLKGAVLGSNIIGGLVFGVGWGLVGYCPGTSLGALGEGRVDAVGGILGMIFGAAAFAEVYPQLKASVMTWGDYGKITLPQLLGVNHWLIVVVMIVLALGMFRWFEKKGL
- the nifU gene encoding Fe-S cluster assembly protein NifU, which produces MWDYTDKVKDHFLHPRNVGEVENPDAIGEVGSLACGDALRLTFKLDENKRIQDIKFQTFGCASAIASSSALTEIAKGMTLEEAEKISNQDLAEFLGGLPEEKMHCSVMGKEALEAAIANYRGEEAVKEDFEIVCKCFGVTDKEIERVATENDLTSLEQITDFTKAGGGCQACHPKIEAILTKLWGKKPVEPAENLVPAGQKLTNLQKIRLIQETLEREILPPIRSDGGDLELIDVAGDTIYVALRGSCSFCPQSQFTLKNFVEAKLREFVSPDLVVEEVKG